A DNA window from Calliphora vicina chromosome 1, idCalVici1.1, whole genome shotgun sequence contains the following coding sequences:
- the LOC135948837 gene encoding uncharacterized protein LOC135948837, which produces MANKQNLINYTEELIDVIDMQDSCIINSVEVDSENFNDEIDLQQFLQTINMESLFETLKAANVTYRSLPYITNADLTEAIPHLGLRAEFRSKLVTWRKTELGVDNEPSKVQLWIDNNDDMSPSSSFTNNKNDLKTLINSSPKGRDILKYAAESQKLTCQQREDIVNIIIEDVIYKNTVLYPNDFQKLTAEICSLFPSENNMKDFYYIPRKGKTNAGGKLYSKYRNKCAKKRKLMGSTPSFSPTTSQSSDIEHVEYDESISVALKNTLNRDSSNWEEVCDKWKKTYHMRQNDIKNLTSLDFLKAWSKLSDSRAPELINIDFDAMYPKKGHLLFSKWELFKQKIKPFYDIHVHNEYCKQLQSKITSSISTDSEDYIYTLLLNAVLPSPARFKNEMGKRNKRVTIVDSQESFVLRLTCINDYKRQINTVINKYYSAGLTIQPFIIVEGLTDADIKGFYVYFNSNLLKLNSFIECLDICFKIFHTLSLKYPEACEQPWQFIQKFFYDIYTQFDLKSVNITSLISFLNTNN; this is translated from the exons atggcaaataaacaaaatttaattaattataccgAAGAATTAATAGATGTGATTGATATGCAAGATTCTTGCATTATCAATTCAGTGGAAGTGGAcagtgaaaattttaatgatgaaATTGATCTTCAACAATTTCTTCAAACCATAAATATGGAGTCCCTGTTCGAAACATTGAAag ctGCCAATGTCACATACAGGAGTTTGCCGTATATAACAAACGCGGACCTAACAGAAGCTATTCCACATTTGGGGCTACGTGCGGAATTCCGTAGCAAACTAGTTACATGGAGAAAAACTGAG CTAGGAGTTGACAATGAGCCCTCAAAGGTCCAGTTATGGATTGACAACAATGATGACATGTCCCCAAGCAGTTCATTCactaacaataaaaat GATTTGAAGACATTGATAAATTCATCACCAAAAGGTAGAGATATTCTAAAATACGCGGCTGAATCCCAAAAATTAACATGTCAGCAAAGGGAAGACATAGTTAATATCATAATAGAAGATGTCATCTATAAAAACACTGTGCTTTATCCAAATGACTTTCAAAAGCTAACCGCGGAAATTTGCTCCCTGTTTCCCTCTGAAAATAATATGAAG gatttttattatattcCGAGAAAAGGAAAAACCAATGCTGGTGGAAAATTGTATTCCAAGTACAGGAAcaaatgtgcaaaaaaaaggaaacttaTGGGGTCTACTCCGAGCTTCAGTCCTACAACTAGTCAATCATCTGACATAGAACACGTGGAATATGATGAATCAATATCTGTAGCTTTAAAAAACACACTTAATAGAGACAGTTCCAATTGGGAAGAAGTTTGTGACAAGTGGAAAAAAACATATCATATGCgccaaaatgatataaaaaacttaacgagtCTTGATTTTCTTAAAGCTTGGTCCAAATTATCTGATTCTCGAGCTCCGGAATTg ataAACATCGACTTTGATGCAATGTACCCCAAAAAAGGACATCTTCTGTTTTCGAAATgggaattatttaaacaaaaaattaaaccatTTTATGACATTCATGTGCACAATGAATATTGTAAACAATTACAATCGAAAATTACATCGTCTATAAGTACag attcaGAGGATTATATATACACTTTGCTGTTAAATGCTGTTTTACCTTCACCAGCAAGATTTAAAAACGAAATGGGAAAACGAAATAAACGAGTAACAATAGTTGACTCCCAAGAAAGTTTTGTTTTGCGATTGACGTGTATAAAtgattaca aaAGACAAATCAATAcagtaataaacaaatattattctgCTGGATTAACAATACAACCATTCATCATCGTAGAGGGTTTAACCGACGCGGACATAAAAggtttttatgtatattttaatagcaatttactaaaattaaattcttttattgAGTGTCTGgatatttgctttaaaatttttcatacactTTCATTAAAATATCCGGAAGCTTGTGAACAGCCATggcaatttatacaaaaatttttttatgatatttatacacaatttgatttaaaatctgTAAATATTACTTCTCTTATCAGTTTTTTAAATACtaataattga